DNA sequence from the Methanosarcinales archaeon genome:
TTCAGCACACTCTACATCAGCCTCAATGATTGGCAGACCTACGTTAATTGCGTTTCGGAAAAATATCCTGGCAAAGGATTTGGCCACAATACAGGCGATACCTGCATGTTTTAAAGCCAGGGGAGCTTGTTCCCGTGAGGATCCGCACCCGAAATTCTCACCTGCAACAATAATATCACCCGGTTTGATCTTTGTTGGGAAATCAGGATCGATACCTTCCATAGCATGGTCAGCAAATACCTGCATGTCAGTGGTCCTGAGATACTTCCCAGGAATAATCACATCGGTATCAATATGGTCACCAAATTTCCAGATCCGTCCGGAGATTGTATAGCTCATTGAATCACTGACACCGATATTACACATACTTGAACATATATGTTATTATAATATTTTGAATACATATTAATTCTAATAATCGCCCGTTATTTGTACTATCAACTTCCTGGTCCGCGATCTATTATCCAGATCAATGAAAATAATCTGCTGCCATGTGCCAAGCAAGAGCTTGCCGTTGGCAAATGGTACAGTCAAACTGGGGCCTAAGAACGATGCTCTGACATGGCTGTGTCCATTGCCATCTCCCCATCTCAAATTGTGTGCATATTCCAATCCCATGGGAGCCAACCTCTCAAGCGCATCTGACAGGTCCTTGACCAAACCGGGTTCATATTCGATTGTCGTCAAAGCCCCCGTTGCCCCAGGCACGAAAATCAACACTGAACCGTCTTTTAGACCAGAATCCATGAGTTTTTGGTCTACCAGGGGAGTGATGTCAATTACATCGGTATTGCCTTTGGTATCGAAGGAAATATGCTCTGTTAAGATTTTCATCATTAATTCCTCTGTCATTATGTATGGGTCTATATATTTTAATTTACAGTATTAGTTTAAACCAGTTTCAAAAGGAAGGTTAGATCATTATACGGTGTCTCATAATTGACGGATATGTGGACGAACCCGCATGTTTGGGCGTACCCCCATACATTTCTCCCTATCCCAGGTATATAGCAGGTGCATTAGTTGATAAAGGACTGCCTGCAGGCAATATACATTACATTACTATTGATCAGATTCGCACTGGTCAGGGTTTGGACCTCCTGCAAAAAGCTGGGATCATAATAATTATAGCAGGCATGACCGTTCCAGGGAAATATTTGAGGGGCACTCCGATCAATATTGTTGAGATCAGTGATATTACACGTTTGGCCAACAAAACACCAATCTTATTGGGTGGGCCAATTCGACTGGGGTATGCCAGTCAAGGTGGAAAAATGGCTACCAAACCAGATATCGATGGACTGACTTTGGCCATGGCAGATATCGAGGCTTATGTCTTTGACATATTTGGACCAGGGCTGAACGACCCTGGTATTGCAGACCATAGGATGCGCTCCACTGATGAGATTGCCAGGTGGGGTGTGAAAGGTGCTTTCATCATCAGGCATCATCCTGATTTCCCCTATGTGATGTGCGAACTTGAAACGTACCGTGGATGTGCACGTCCAGGGCATTGCTCCTTCTGCACCGAGCCTTTTTATGGAGAACCGGATTTCAGGCCGATTAAAGATGTTGTGGTCGAAGCAGAGGCCCTGTACATTCAAGGTGCCAGGTATTTCAGGATTGGAAGGCAGCCGGATTTGTTCTCATATCATGCTAAGGATACTGGTGGTGAACTGTTAAGACCCGACCCGGGAGCTATCGAGCAGCTATATAAGGGCATCAGAAACATAGCGCCTGAATTGAAGGTGCTTCATATGGACAATGCTAATCCTGCTACTATTGCTGCATATCCAGAAGAATCTGGAGAGATCGCGCGGATAATTGTAAAATATCACACGCCTGGAGATGTCGCTGCCATGGGAATGGAATCTGCAGATCCGGCTGTGATCAAGGCTAATTGTCTCAAAACCATGCCAGAGGATGTAATGGATGCTATTGAGATTATCAACAAGGTGGGCGGTATACGGGGGAAGAACGGCATGCCTGAACTTCTTCCCGGCCTAAACTTTATCCATGGGTTAAAAGGTGAAACAAAGGAGACATTTAATCTGAATTTCCAGTTCCTGCACGGGCTGCTGGACAGCGGTCTAATGGTCAGAAGGATCAATATCAGGCAGGTCATGGCTTTTCCAGGTACTCCAATGTGGAAGGAAGAGAGGAAAAATTACTATCATGACCAATTCTTGAAATTCAAGGACAAAGTACGTAAACAGATCGATTTTCCGATGCTGGATCGTGTAGTGCCTGTGGGTACTGTATTGAAGGATGTGCTGTGCGAAATCTATGATGGAATAACTTTTGGCAGGCAACTGGCTTCATATCCGCTGCTTATCGGAATTCCATCAAAGCTAACGTTAGGAAGGTTTATCGATGTCACAGTGACCGGACACGGTCAACGTTCTATTACTGGTATACCGTATCCACTGGACATTAACAATGCAGATCCCAGATTAATAAGTCAGCTTCCAGGCGTGGGGAAAAAACGCACCACAAGTATTGTCAAAGGAAGGCCATATAAAGATCAGCACGAGCTTTTTGGAAAAATAGAGAATATTGAAGAGATTTTGCCGTATATAAAAATACAATAATCTTTTTTTGAGATTCTATTTGTGCTTTATTGCACTCACCAGCTCCTTGATCTTGGAGCCCACATCACTAACCTGTTCTACTATGGTACCTGTAACAATCATGTCAGCACCGGCTGTTACCAGTTTACTGGCAGTCTCCCCATCACGTATACCACCTCCGACTATAACCATGGTCTCATCCCCCACTGCATGCTTTACTGCGCCCACCATAGCTGTGGGCACCGGGCTATCGGCACCAGAACCTGCTTCCAGATAGATATAGTGCATGCCTAAATATTTCCCTGCTAATGCATAAGCTATTGCCAGTTCAGGTTTTTTCTTTGGGATCAAGCGTGCATCCCCCACCCAGCCCACTGTGCCGCCGGGCTCAATTAGGATGTATGCCATGGAAATGGGTTCTATACCTGTTTTTTTTACAAGGGGTGCACCTATGGCCTGGTTTGTGGTAAGGTAGTTAACGTCCCTGGAGTTCAACAGGCTCATGAAGAATACAGCATCTGCGTAGGCACTAACACCACTGGCACTGGCCGGGAACAATATGGTGGGCAGGTCGGTTTGCTCCTTGATAGCCTGTATGGTCTTATCAAGCAGACCTCCGAAGGCTCCTGTAGAACCACCGACCATAATTGCATCTGTACCTCCCTTTGCGGCCAGGGCTGCTATGTTCCCGGAGGCCTGGGGTGATTGGCTGTCTGGATCAATTAGAGTAAGGTGAGCCGCACCCTGGGTCTTCACGACATTATTGAGCTTCTCTTCCACATTCATATTAATAATATATCCATTGGTCATCGGTTAAGGATTGATTTAATGCATGTCGTTTTTCGAAAAGTGAATGATAATTATAATTCTTCATTCTTAGTTAAAATAGAACACGGATGACACTGATTTTAGCGGATTCCCACGGATCTTTTATTATCCGTCCCAATCCGTTTTATCCGCAGAATCCGTGCTC
Encoded proteins:
- a CDS encoding YjbQ family protein; translation: MKILTEHISFDTKGNTDVIDITPLVDQKLMDSGLKDGSVLIFVPGATGALTTIEYEPGLVKDLSDALERLAPMGLEYAHNLRWGDGNGHSHVRASFLGPSLTVPFANGKLLLGTWQQIIFIDLDNRSRTRKLIVQITGDY
- a CDS encoding 3-isopropylmalate dehydratase small subunit, translated to MSYTISGRIWKFGDHIDTDVIIPGKYLRTTDMQVFADHAMEGIDPDFPTKIKPGDIIVAGENFGCGSSREQAPLALKHAGIACIVAKSFARIFFRNAINVGLPIIEADVECAENEMCNVDLKQGIVLCSNKAFTGTKLPGFLLEILMDGGLVTHRKKHAKNQD
- a CDS encoding geranylgeranylglyceryl/heptaprenylglyceryl phosphate synthase; translated protein: MNVEEKLNNVVKTQGAAHLTLIDPDSQSPQASGNIAALAAKGGTDAIMVGGSTGAFGGLLDKTIQAIKEQTDLPTILFPASASGVSAYADAVFFMSLLNSRDVNYLTTNQAIGAPLVKKTGIEPISMAYILIEPGGTVGWVGDARLIPKKKPELAIAYALAGKYLGMHYIYLEAGSGADSPVPTAMVGAVKHAVGDETMVIVGGGIRDGETASKLVTAGADMIVTGTIVEQVSDVGSKIKELVSAIKHK
- a CDS encoding radical SAM protein, encoding MRCLIIDGYVDEPACLGVPPYISPYPRYIAGALVDKGLPAGNIHYITIDQIRTGQGLDLLQKAGIIIIIAGMTVPGKYLRGTPINIVEISDITRLANKTPILLGGPIRLGYASQGGKMATKPDIDGLTLAMADIEAYVFDIFGPGLNDPGIADHRMRSTDEIARWGVKGAFIIRHHPDFPYVMCELETYRGCARPGHCSFCTEPFYGEPDFRPIKDVVVEAEALYIQGARYFRIGRQPDLFSYHAKDTGGELLRPDPGAIEQLYKGIRNIAPELKVLHMDNANPATIAAYPEESGEIARIIVKYHTPGDVAAMGMESADPAVIKANCLKTMPEDVMDAIEIINKVGGIRGKNGMPELLPGLNFIHGLKGETKETFNLNFQFLHGLLDSGLMVRRINIRQVMAFPGTPMWKEERKNYYHDQFLKFKDKVRKQIDFPMLDRVVPVGTVLKDVLCEIYDGITFGRQLASYPLLIGIPSKLTLGRFIDVTVTGHGQRSITGIPYPLDINNADPRLISQLPGVGKKRTTSIVKGRPYKDQHELFGKIENIEEILPYIKIQ